The genomic window AGTTGAACATACACGCAATGTCATATATGTTTCAGATGGTGAAATAATTGAGATAACAAAAAATTCAGTTAAAACGTATAATCTGCAAAAACAAAATATTGAAAAACATACTGATAAAATTGACTGGGATATTGCTGATATTGAAAAGCAGGGTTTTCCTCATTTCATGCTTAAGGAGATTTTTGAGCAACCTGAAACAATACAAAATGCTTTCCGGGGCAGGATTTTATTGGACGAAGGTAAAACTCGGCTTGATGGATTGAGGCTTACTGAAGATGAATTAAATGAAATACGGCGAATCATCTTCATAGCATGTGGTACTTCATGGCATGCTGGTTTAATAGGTGAATACCTGATTGAGGAATATGCACGCATTCCAGTTGAAGTTGAATATGCATCTGAATTCAGGTATAGAAGCCCCATACTTGATAAAGGAGATCTGGTGATAGTAATAAGCCAATCAGGCGAAACAGCTGATACGCTTGCTGCACTACGAGAGGCAAAAGCCCGTGGGGTAAAGGTACTTGGCATAACCAATGTTGTGGGCAGTACCATCGCACGCGAAAGCGATGGTGGCGTGTATATCCATGCAGGTCCCGAAATAGGTGTTGCATCAACTAAAGCATTTACCTCCCAGATTACAGTGTTGATCTTACTCACATTTTATCTGGCACGGCGAAAGTACATGACTGCTGATGCAGGAAGAGAATTTTTGCAAGAATTAATTAATGCACCGGCGCTTGTAAAACAGATTCTTAATAAGAATGATGAAATCAAAGCAATTGCACAATTGTATAAACATCACCGAAATTTTCTATATTTAGGAAGAGGCATACAGTTCCCTGTAGCTTTAGAAGGTGCGCTTAAGCTTAAAGAAATTTCGTATATTCATGCAGAAGGGTATCCTGCTGCGGAAATGAAGCATGGGCCTATCGCCCTTATTGATGAAAATATGCCTGTTGTGTTTATTGCAGTGAAGGATGAGGTTTACCAAAAAGTTATAAGCAATATGCAAGAAGTAAAAGCACGTAAAGGCAAAATTATTGCTATTGCAACCGAAGGTGATGAAGAAATTAAAAAATATGCTGATCATGTACTGTATGTTCCTGTTACCAGGAAAATTATATCGCCTCTTTTAACGGTTGTCCCCTTGCAGCTTTTAGCCTATCATATTGCAGTTTTGCGCGGCTGCGATGTGGACCAACCAAGGAATCTGGCAAAAAGTGTTACTGTGGAATAAAAAGTAAAATATTTTTGTGTGAGTTTTTTAAATAATTGACAATACTTTAAGGAGTTTTAAAAAGTTGTTGAATTTTATCTAGAAAATGTGAAGCTGAATAATGGAGTTCATACTCTTTATGTAATAAGCAAATAGAAAAGGAGAATCAGAAATGATAGTAATTGAGAATGTAGACCACATTGGCATAACAGTATCTGACCTGGATAAAGCTATAGAATTTTATAGTGATTTGTTTGATTTTGAA from Spirochaetota bacterium includes these protein-coding regions:
- the glmS gene encoding glutamine--fructose-6-phosphate transaminase (isomerizing) translates to MCGIVGYIGNKNVAEVLINGLRRLEYRGYDSVGIAALNHTLIVQKQKGKVSELNTILNYDDFKGFHVGIGHTRWATHGEPNDINAHPHTDCNGQIALVHNGIIENYAAIKKVLLKHNHIIKSETDTEVIVHLIEYYHQTMPLVDAVQRTLTKVEGTYGIVVISKKEPDKLIAARNGSPLIIGVGDNEMIVASDASAIVEHTRNVIYVSDGEIIEITKNSVKTYNLQKQNIEKHTDKIDWDIADIEKQGFPHFMLKEIFEQPETIQNAFRGRILLDEGKTRLDGLRLTEDELNEIRRIIFIACGTSWHAGLIGEYLIEEYARIPVEVEYASEFRYRSPILDKGDLVIVISQSGETADTLAALREAKARGVKVLGITNVVGSTIARESDGGVYIHAGPEIGVASTKAFTSQITVLILLTFYLARRKYMTADAGREFLQELINAPALVKQILNKNDEIKAIAQLYKHHRNFLYLGRGIQFPVALEGALKLKEISYIHAEGYPAAEMKHGPIALIDENMPVVFIAVKDEVYQKVISNMQEVKARKGKIIAIATEGDEEIKKYADHVLYVPVTRKIISPLLTVVPLQLLAYHIAVLRGCDVDQPRNLAKSVTVE